From the Camelus dromedarius isolate mCamDro1 chromosome 36, mCamDro1.pat, whole genome shotgun sequence genome, one window contains:
- the ATP6V1B2 gene encoding V-type proton ATPase subunit B, brain isoform: MALRAMRGIVNGAAPELPVPTSGPGVGSREQALAVSRNYLSQPRLTYRTVSGVNGPLVILDHVKFPRYSEIVQLTLPDGTKRSGQVLEVSGSRAVVQVFEGTSGIDAKKTSCEFTGDILRTPVSEDMLGRVFNGSGKPIDRGPVVLAEDFLDIMGQPINPQCRIYPEEMIQTGISAIDGMNSIARGQKIPIFSAAGLPHNEIAAQICRQAGLVKKSKDVVDYSEENFAIVFAAMGVNMETARFFKSDFEENGSMDNVCLFLNLANDPTIERIITPRLALTTAEFLAYQCEKHVLVILTDMSSYAEALREVSAAREEVPGRRGFPGYMYTDLATLYERAGRVEGRNGSITQIPILTMPNDDITHPIPDLTGYITEGQIYVDRQLHNRQIYPPINVLPSLSRLMKSAIGEGMTRKDHADVSNQLYACYAIGKDVQAMKAVVGEEALTSDDLLYLEFLQKFERNFIAQGPYENRTVYETLDIGWQLLRIFPKEMLKRIPQSTLSEFYPRDSAKH; encoded by the exons CGTACAGGACAGTGTCAGGAGTCAACGGCCCGCTTGTAATCTTAGACCACGTTAAG TTTCCCAGATACTCTGAGATTGTGCAGTTGACACTGCCTGACGGCACAAAGAGAAGCGGGCAGGTTCTGGAAGTTAGTGGCTCCAGAGCAGTGGTTCAG GTATTTGAAGGGACCTCAGGCATAGACGCCAAGAAGACGTCCTGTGAGTTTACTGGGGATATTCTCCGAACACCAGTGTCTGAGGACATGCTTG GCCGAGTATTCAATGGATCAGGAAAACCTATCGACAGAGGTCCTGTTGTGCTGGCTGAGGACTTCCTTGACATCATGG GCCAGCCAATCAACCCTCAGTGTCGGATCTACCCAGAGGAGATGATTCAGACCGGCATTTCGGCCATAGATGGCATGAACAGTATTGCTCGGGGGCAGAAAATTCCTATCTTCTCTGCTGCTGGCTTACCGCACAATGAG ATTGCAGCTCAAATCTGTCGCCAGGCTGGTTTGGTAAAAAAATCTAAAGATGTAGTGGACTACAGTGAGGAAAATTTTGCGATTGTATTTGCTGCTATGGGT GTAAACATGGAAACTGCCCGCTTCTTCAAATCCGACTTTGAAGAAAATGGCTCAATGGACAATGTCTGCCTCTTTTTGAATTTGGCTAATGACCCAAC TATTGAGCGAATTATCACTCCCCGCTTGGCTCTAACCACGGCCGAGTTCCTGGCCTATCAATGTGAGAAACATGTATTGGTTATCCTAACAGACATGAGTTCTTACGCTGAAGCACTTCGagag GTTTCAGCCGCCAGGGAGGAGGTTCCCGGTCGACGCGGTTTCCCAGGTTACATGTATACAGATTTAGCCACTCTGTATGAACGTGCTGGTCGAGTGGAAGGCAGAAATGGCTCAATTACTCAAATTCCTATTCTCACCATGCCTAACGATG ATATCACTCACCCCATCCCTGACCTGACTGGATACATCACAGAGGGGCAGATCTACGTGGACAGACAGCTGCACAACAGACAG ATCTACCCGCCCATCAACGTGCTGCCCTCGTTGTCGCGGTTAATGAAGTCTGCGATTGGCGAAGGCATGACCAGGAAGGATCACGCTGATGTGTCGAACCAGCTG taCGCGTGCTACGCCATCGGCAAGGACGTGCAGGCCATGAAGGCCGTGGTCGGGGAAGAAGCCCTCACCTCGGACGACCTCCTATACCTGGAGTTCCTGCAGAAGTTCGAGAGGAACTTCATCGCTCAGG GTCCTTACGAAAACCGCACTGTCTACGAGACCCTGGACATCGGCTGGCAGCTGCTCCGAATCTTCCCCAAAGAGATGCTGAAGAGGATCCCGCAGAGCACGCTGAGCGAGTTCTACCCGCGAGACTCTGCCAAGCACTAG